In Silene latifolia isolate original U9 population chromosome 3, ASM4854445v1, whole genome shotgun sequence, a single window of DNA contains:
- the LOC141649273 gene encoding uncharacterized protein LOC141649273, whose translation MRSIIGNLRCIVSYWEPTLHGTLLRALFAESGQIILSIRDWNEQVELTKENVMNVPVWVKLHNLPLKFWGKCLPTIAGLVGKYLRSDPATEDKTRLGFARVLLEVPFGKALPTFAKFLDEEGSIVKIRVECEWKPVLCTECGVVQQTPVELPHKLQVTWNRDGSYQQVTTPAKPTVTLSRQEIIQAGQNSVGLFGLLETKVKPLSLNSVRANVCDGWSVSTNTSWHIGGRIWVLWNPTIFQVQFLYYSAQLIHMLVTEISSNVHFFCSMVYAFNDTTERKTLWTDLNNLASSISSPWIVCGDFNCVLSPSERLGGQTSEEEMEDFQACIDNCALIDSPAIGSFYTWNNKQVPSSRVYSRLDRALVNQEWLQIRPDSFAHFYNEGLFDHTPCIVQAAPDTFMGRRSFKYFNMWSQTDDFLPCVKQVWDQYWLDNIQTYLKDHPNDSAWIEKELQASTVYRDLQVL comes from the exons ATGAGATCAATTATTGGAAATCTTCGGTGTATTGTTTCATATTGGGAGCCAACCCTCCATGGGACATTGTTGAGGGCTTTATTCGCAGAATCTGGGCAAATTATCCTATCGATAAG GGATTGGAATGAGCAAGTAGAGCTTACTAAGGAGAATGTCATGAATGTGCCTGTTTGGGTTAAACTTCACAACCTGCCTTTGAAGTTTTGGGGCAAGTGTTTGCCTACAATTGCAGGTTTGGTTGGGAAATATCTTCGCAGTGACCCTGCTACTGAGGATAAAACTAGGCTAGGGTTTGCTAGAGTCTTGCTTGAAGTCCCCTTTGGTAAGGCTCTTCCTACCTTTGCTAAATTTCTGGATGAGGAGGGTTCAATTGTGAAAATTAGAGTAGAATGTGAATGGAAGCCTGTTTTGTGTACTGAATGTGGTG TGGTGCAACAAACTCCTGTTGAACTCCCACACAAGTTGCAGGTTACCTGGAATAGGGATGGCTCATACCAGCAAGTAACTACTCCTGCTAAGCCTACTGTGACCCTGAGTAGACAGGAAATTATACAAGCAGGGCAGAATTCT GTGGGGTTGTTTGGTCTCCTAGAGACAAAGGTCAAGCCTTTGTCTCTAAATTCTGTTAGGGCAAATGTTTGTGATGGGTGGTCAGTGTCAACTAATACTTCTTGGCATATTGGTGGAAGAATATGGGTTTTATGGAATCCTACCATTTTTCAGGTCCAATTCCTATACTATAGTGCACAGCTTATTCATATGCTTGTTACTGAGATCTCTTCTAATGTTCATTTCTTTTGCTCAATGGTTTATGCCTTCAATGATACCACTGAGAGGAAAACTTTATGGACTGACCTTAATAACCTTGCTAGTTCAATATCTTCCCCTTGGATTGTATGTGGGGATTTTAATTGTGTGCTCTCACCTTCTGAGAGACTTGGTGGGCAGACTAGTGAGGAGGAAATGGAAGATTTTCAAGCTTGTATTGATAATTGTGCTTTAATTGATAGTCCTGCTATTGGTTCCTTTTACACATGGAACAATAAACAGGTGCCATCTTCTAGGGTCTATTCTAGGCTTGATAGAGCTCTTGTTAACCAAGAATGGCTTCAGATTAGACCTGACTCTTTTGCACATTTTTATAATGAGGGTTTATTTGATCATACTCCCTGTATTGTTCAAGCTGCTCCTGATACTTTTATGGGGAGAAGGagctttaaatattttaatatgtggagcCAGACTGATGATTTCCTTCCCTGTGTTAAACAAGTTTGGGATCAATATTGG TTGGATAATATTCAGACCTACTTAAAAGATCATCCTAATGATTCTGCTTGGATTGAGAAAGAACTTCAAGCTTCTACAGTTTATAGAGATTTACAAGTCTTGTGA